From the Pirellulales bacterium genome, the window TCTGCCTGGCACGCACACCAGTTCGATGTTGACCACCGGCGGCGCTTTCGAGCGTTGGGATGCCGAAACGGGGCGCATCGAACGCTCGATTCGCATCCTTAATTCAGGCGACGAACAATTTACGCGAGCCGTGGCAACTTCTGACGGTCGATTCTTCGCCACTCGCGGTATGACGTTTCGCAAGGATGGTCAACGACCGCTATGGTGGCTGGCGATCGTCGAAGCCGACACCGGACGTGAGCGGCTGCGAATCAACATCGAGGAATTTCACGGCGAGGGTGTCGCCCTCTCCGCGGACGGACGCACGATTGCGGCTGATGGGTTTGTCGACGGGGAGTCGAAGCTATGTGTCTTTGACGTCGCCACTCGCTCTGAGATTGCCAGGCGTGGCATCGGCAAGAAGAAAGTGCGCTCGATGGCATTTTCGCCGGATGCTGAAACCATTGGCGTCGGCTCGGACGACGGAATCGTGCGACTGTGGAAATGGCAGCTAGAGGAAGAGCCACGCGAGGTCGACGTCTGCCATAACCCGCGACAATCCGTATTGGTTCTCTCTTTAGCGTTCTCGCCCGAGGATTCAACGCTCGCCGTTGGGGCTTATCAATCCGAACAACTGGGCGTGTTCGTCGTTCCTTTAGCAGCTCCTGAGCAGAAGCGGGGGCTATCGGTTGAAGATGTGAATTTCTGGCACCCAAAATCCGTAGCGTTTTCGCGGGACGGACGATTGCTCGCTGCGCCGATCAACGGCAGCAACGCGCGGGGTGGCGTTGCCGTTTGGGAAGCCGCCACGGGCAAGGTCGCACATCGGTTCGAGGTGCCGATGTCGAACTACACGAGCCTGGCTTTTTCACGCGATGGCACCCGGCTTGCCGCTGCAAGCGATTGGGATACGCGAATGGCAGTATGGGATCTGGCGACGGGTAAACGCATGGGCGAGGAATTGCCAGGACATACGCTGCCGCCGGGCATCTTAAAATTCACGCCCGACGACGACCTGCTGATTTCGTCCGGAGATGACGGCACATTGCGAGTGTGGGACGTGGCAAGCGGCAAACAAACTCGCGTTACGACAATCGATAATGGGAACTTTGACGTCTGTTGGATTCGAGCCATGGACGTTTCCGCTGACGGTGCAATGGTCGCCGCGTCCATACTAGACAACAGTATTCGTGTTTGGAGTATTGCATCGGGGAGTGAATTATGGCGAAGTCCAGGGCATGGCAAAACCGGCGGGTGTCGGGCGCTTCGATTTCTACCTGACGGCAAAGTACTCGCGTCTTGGGGAGACGATCTGCGCTTGCGCCGCTGGGATACCGGATCAGGCAAGCTGCTAACAGAGCGGCCCACGGAGCCGGACGGAGTAAAATTGCCGAAGCCCGGGGCTGTATTCGGAGGCGCACCTTCGCTCGGATACGGACTATTCTCTAGAGACGGCTCTCGGCTGATCATGCAATTCGGTAACAGCACACACGAGTTAGATACTTCGTCGGGGGCCGAGATCGCGAGATTTCCAAGCGGAGCGCCAGGTGCGCCACTGTCCGTTGCATTGTCGCCCGAGGGGCAAATGTTACTCGAGCAACGATGGTTCGGCCCGCAAGCGGTTGATCACCCTGTAGCCCTGACCAACATTGCCGATGGCAAGGTCGTGGGCCGAGCATCGCTCCCGGGAAGGCATGGAGGGCCGGTGGCCTTCTCGAACGATGGTCGACTGGCAGCCGTTGGTTCCTATGAGGAGGATCCTTATGTGCAAATTCTATCGGTCCCAGACCTGAAGGAACTGGCGAAACTGAGCGGTCTGACGAGCCGTCCGCATGCGGTGGAATTTTCTCGCTCAGGGAAGAGCCTCGCGGTTTCGACCGCCGGCGGAAGTATCCTGCTGTGGCAGTTGGAATCGCGATAGATCTCTCACCTCCTGCACCCAGCATTCGTCTTGCGCGGCTCCTCGTGCTGCGGTAGTATGCTGCACCTAAATGACTAAGCGCTGAGCGCTGAATTACACCAGAACCAGTGGAATATTATGTTTCTCGGCATTGAAATCGGCGGCACGAAGTTGCAGTTGGGCGTGGGCGAGCGCAGCGGGCCGCCGCTCGCGAAACTCGTGCGACTGGACGTACACGCCGAGAATGGGGCGCCGGGGATCATCGAGCAGATTCGCAACGCGGCGCGACCGCTTGTCGCGGGACACGCGATCGAGCGGATTGGCGTAGGCTTCGGTGGCCCGATTGCGGCCGATGGCCGGCATATCGTGACCAGTCACCAGGTCGCCGGATGGAACGGCTTTCCACTCGCCGAGTGGTGCGAGAAGGAATTTAGCGCTCCGACGGTTTTGGGAAACGACGCCGATCTGGGTGGGCTGGCCGAAGCGCATTACGGTGCGGGGCGTGGGCTGGATCCGATCTTCTATATCACCGTCGGTACCGGCATCGGCGGCGGTTTCATCGTCGATGGGCACGTCTATCGCGGCAGTGGACACGGCGCGGCCGAGATCGGACACCTGCGGCCAGGGCTGGACGCGAACGATGATCATGAAACGGTCGAATCGCGCGCGGCAGGCCCAGGCATCGTGGCGACGGTCCGACGGATGATGGCCCAGGCACAGATCGCCGACCTCGATGATCTGAACGGGCGAACGGGCAACGATCTCGAACTGCTGACGGCCAAAATTGTCGGCGAGGCGGCCGTGGCCGGCAACCAACTCGCGCTCGCGGGGCTGGCGGAGTCGCGACAGGTGCTGGGGTGGGCGATTGCCCAAGTCATTACGCTGTTGTCGCCGGCGGCGGTGGTGATCGGCGGTGGCGTGTCGCTCTTGGGCGAAGAGTATTTCTACGTGCCGCTACGACGAGACGTCGAGCGGTACGTCTTTCCGCCCTTTCGTGGCACGTACCAGATTCTGCCGGCGCAACTCGGCGAAGAAATGGTCGTCTACGGCGCCGTTGCGCTTGCGGCGGAAAACGATTCACTAGGAAATCGTGAAGCCGGTCAGATACGGAGAATCGTCCGGTAGGGTGCCCTGTGGGCACCGCGGCATCGCGCGCGATTTCTTGGTGCTCGCAGAGCACCCTACAAGAGACGCAATCTGCGATTTCTCTTACTGTTCGTCGGCGTAGACGCGAGTGCTTTCTTCTTTGGTGACCGGGGTGCGAATTTCGTCGGTGAGGATTTGCACCCGCACGCGGACGTCGCCGGCGCCGCGGCCTTCGGCTTTCACGCGGTAGGTCGTGTCGGCTTTTGGCGCGATTTGTGCCAGCGGCTCGAACAGCACGCGCTGCCCGTCGATTGTGTAGCGGGCGGGCCCTTCGGCGCTGATGGGCTTGAGTTCCTCAGGCAGTAACGCCACGACCTGCACGTTCGTAGCAGACTTTGTGCCTTGGTTGACGACGCGGATTTCGTAGCCGGTCTCGCCGCCGACTTCGACCGGGTCGGCAATGTCGACGACTTCGAAGTTAATCGCGGCCACGCCTTCGACGAGGATCGTTTTTTCCTCTTGCGCCGAGAGGCCACGGTCGGCGGTGCTTTCGATGCGAACGACCTGCTCGCCTGCCTCGATCGGCACGGTGGTCAATGTGACGCTACCCGATTCACTCGCTGGCAGTTCTTCAAGCAGCCATTGCACGCTGCGCGTACGGGGATCGTACTGCCCGGCATTGTTGGCTTCGACGAATTTCATACCGGCCGGCAGATGCGTGACAAGTGTGACTTCCTTGGCCGTGGCGGTGCCTGGATTCGAAATGGTGACGGTGTAGGTCGCCTGGCGATCGAGGTACCTTCGAGTCGGCCCTTCCATCTTGACAGTCAAAGCGGGGGCGACGACTTCGAACTCGGCCTGTTGATCGACGCGAACGCTCCCTTCGCCGATCGCGGAAATCGTGTTTTGAACCTTGCCTGCCTTGATGGCGTGCATTTTCAATTCGAGCTGGCGCATCTCGCCTGGCTTGAGCATGCCGATCTCGTATTCCAACTCAGGCCCGGCCGGATGCTGCAGCATTTCGGGCACGACCTCGCGCAGTACGACTCCGGTGGCAGTTCCGGTGCCGGTATTCTTCAGCGAGATGGCCATCGCGATGTCCTCGCCCAACAGCACGTCGCGTTCGGTGCGGATATCCAGTTGCAGGACGGGCTTCGTCACGAGCGTGCGGACCGACGACTCAGCGGCGAAGTGGACCGTTGCCACACTGCCGACTTCCCCTTCGGTGGTGGGCATTACTTCCAGTTGCACCGTGGCTTCTTCGGTAGGCTTGAGCGTGCCGAGCGACCATACGACGTCGCCCTCTTGCTCGGTGGCGTGTGGCGTGGTGCTGATGAGCTGCGTTCCCTTGGGGATGGAATCATGAATCTCGACATGCGCCGCGGCGACACCGCCAGTGTTGCGCACCTTGACGACGAACACAGCCGGCTTGCCGACTTGAACATCCTGAGGTGCGATTTTCTCGATCGTCAGGTGAGGCGCTTGCGGGCCTTCCAGGTGACGGCCACCGGGACGCCCTTGCCCTTCGGAGCCTCCTTCGACGCGCGTGCGGCCGGCCGGTGGCGAGAAGTTGCCTGTATCGGCCAAGGCCGGTGGCTGTTGATCGTCTGCAGACTCGCCAGGCAGAAGTGCCGGTTCACGCGCTTGAGCGCCCGCAGCGGCGGGCGTGCGGCGATAACGATCCGTAGCGGCGAAGGCACCGGCCGTCGCAGCTCCCGCGGCCGCGGCGACAGGCACTTGCTCTGTGGCAGCCGATTCCGTGGCCGGGGTGAAAGCCGACGGCTCTTCCGGCAACGGGCTGTCGAAAGAAACCTCGGGCGCGGCCGGCGGCGGTCCGTCCGGATGCGCAGCAAACGGATTCGAGGCGCGCGGCGGCGCCAACGTCGGTTCGTTACGTGCCGCTTCCGATGCGGCGGCTTCGGCCGGGTCATCCGGAGATTGGGCGGCCGTCGGCTCGTCGGCATACGTCAGCGGGCGGATCTCGCCTGGTCCGCCGCGGCCGGCGGCTTGTTGCGCGTCGTAGCGGCGCATGGCTTCGGGCGCGGCGGGAATGCCTTGTGGATCTTCGGCCTCGGGCTTCGGAGGAGCGCCGGTGTCGGGCGAGGTGCTCGAGTCGGGCGGATAACGCGAGTCCCATTTCGCGCCGGCAAACGGATTCGCGCCGCCTGTCTGTGCGGCGCCGCCGGTTTGCGTCGTGTCGCCGCTTCCTGCTGAATCGTCAGCGGCGGTTTCCAGCACCGTCGGTTGCGGCATCGGCTTGACGGTTCGTTCATCGACGACAAACGCAGCCGGCTCGCCGGATGTGCCACCGGATTCGGCGACGGCCGACGCTTCGGCTTGCGCCGTGCGATGACTGCGCTGTGCCTCGACGACGGCGTAAGTGCCCAGCGACATGACCACGGTCAATGCCGACAAACGCAGAAGCGTCCGCTTCATAGCTCGTCTCTCCAACGAAATTCGAGAAAGGGGCCGAATGCACGCCTTGCCGTCGTCGCGTGGTCGAGAAGGGAACTAGTGACCTGACGCGCAAACATTCCCACCAGCGAATTGCGACGCATCCCCCGAGGGGGAAACAGCGCAATGCAACAAGCGAGAAAGGGAAAGGAAGATTCGACGGCGGTGTAGTACCAAAAGGGGCAACGTGCGAAAAGGTCAGTTGTGCTAGCGAAACGGTTCTGGCAAATGCAGCATGGCGCCCGTCGTGGGTTTGCGGCTAATAAAGGCGTCTACCTTTCACCGTTGTAAGCTGAAGGGACTCTCGGATTTGTAATTATGAACTAGCCCATTCGCGTGGTACGTATAAACGCCAGCGAAGCGTCGCCGTCGCAATGAAGTGACCGCGTGCTTGAGGGGGGGGCTGGCAGAGTTTGCGAGCGGCGCGGTTGCGAGCGACGCAGAGTTTGTTAGCGACGCTGTTGCGGCAATCTCGAACGCGGCTCATCGAGGCCGGGAGGCAGACATGCGTGCGACGCAGGGACAAGCGTGTGCGGCAGGCCGATTCTTTTCGAAGTCGCTCTCTTCGAAGCTGCTGCTTTCGGAGTTGCGGGCGATCCGTTTTGAACGTCGCCCCTTGCTGGGGTTGCGGACTGGATTCTTAAAACCCTCACTGGCGTTTCGCGCTGGTATGGGACTGCTTCTAGCAGCGAGTGTCGCTTTTTTTGTTAGCTATCCGCGCGCTCACGCCGCAGAGCAGCAAACTGATTCGTCAGAAGCCGCGCAATTCGTCCGGCAAGCGTTGACGGCCGAGGCTACTGGGGATGCCACAGGGCGAACGCATTATCTCGCCAAGGCGCTAGCGGCCGATCCAGACTATGCGCCAGCGCATTGGCAACTGGGCGAGGTGCGGCAGAACGGCACGTGGATAGGTGCCGAGGAGCTGCCGCGCGATCGCTACTTCGGCGAGCGTTTGAAAGAATATCGGCGGAAGATCGACGGTACGCGACACTCGCTCGGTGATCAGCTCATTCTGGCTCGCTATTGTCGTAACGCAGGATTGCAGGACCAGGAACGGCTGCATTACTCGGTCGCGCTACTGATAAATCCTGAACTGAAGGAGGCGCGTGACCATCTGCAGTTGGTTGATTTTCATGGGACGCAAGTTCTGCCCGCGCAGGCGACGATGCTCGAAGCCAGGGAACATATGCTTGATGTAACGGTTCATCATTGGATGCCGCGCATCGATGAACTTTGTAAATCGATCAATGGCGACGAACTGGCCGCGCGAAGCAGCGGATTCGAAGCACTCTCGACAATTCGAGATCGTGAGGCGATACCGGCCCTGGAGGGAGCGTCGCGGAACAACACGGGGACTGTGGGCAGGGCGGTCGTGGCCAGCCTGTCAGGAATGCGCGGACAGGAGGCCACGGATTCGCTCGTGCGGCATGCCGTTCTGGCACAAGATGACGCCGTTCGGCAGGCGGCGATCGACGGATTGCGTCCGCGCTCGCTATACGCCTCGGTCCCCATGCTGCTCAACTATCTGCAATTGCCGGTGGAAGTTCGCTTCGACACATTCTTCCTCGCCGACCATCGGCCAGCCCACCGATTGACGATGTTTCAGGAAGGGCAATCGCGGGACATGAAATTCGTTTCGCAGGGGGCTACTAAGCGTGACGTCAGCATCACCGGTAAAACGGGCGCAATGCGTGTGAACAATACGCCGGACCCGACGCTTGGACGCGATCTTGGCCTGGCGCAAGCGGCTCAGCAATTCAACGGAACCCAGGTCGAAGTCAACGCGCGGACAGCGGTGGCGCTACGCAACACGACGGGCGAGGACCTATCCGACGATCCGAAGGCGTGGTGGGAATGGTGGGCGAGCCATAATGAGATGTATCGCCCCACCGAGCGCCCGGTCAGCTACTTACAGCAGAGCTCGATCACGCCGGTACAGATCCGTTATCACTCGTGTTTCGTGGCCGGCACCACGGTCTGGACAATCGCCGGGCAAGTGCCGATCGAACGAATCAAGGTCGGCGAGTTCGTGCTGGCACAGAATGTCGAAACGGGCGAGCTCACGTACAAGCCTGTTTTAGCCACGACCGTGGGGCCCAAGATACGCGACCTCGTCGAGATTACGGCCGGTGGCGAAACGATTCGCGCCACTTACGGACATCTGTTCTGGGTATCAGGCGTCGGCTGGAAGATGGCCAAGGAGCTTGAGCCTGGTGAGTTGCTGCACACGACGCACGGGCCGGTCGTCATCGACAATATCGAAAAGCAAGGGATGGCCGTGTGTCACAACTTGATCGTGGCCGAGTTCAATACGTACTTTGTCACGGATCAGGCCTTCCTGGTACACGACATCAACGTGCGCGGGCCAACGATGGCCACCGTGCCGGGGTTGATCGACGAGGCCGAGGATGTGGTGTCGACGTCGCCGTGACCGGATCGTGGCACGTATCGACGGGCGAACTGGCAGTAGGCTTTACGGTTTAGCCTGTCCGCCTGCGGCCTGCTTCGCCTTGCGCTGGGCAACGATTTTTTCTTTGCCGCGTGCGATGCCGTACTTTTTGTAGATCGCTTGCCACTCGTCTTCATCGGCTTGCGCTTGATCGAGCGTTTCGCCAT encodes:
- a CDS encoding WD40 repeat domain-containing protein, with the protein product MACLFLSVLAVEQLQASEVDGDEDPLPPGVIARLGTKRYRPTHSALAVVFLPGTHTSSMLTTGGAFERWDAETGRIERSIRILNSGDEQFTRAVATSDGRFFATRGMTFRKDGQRPLWWLAIVEADTGRERLRINIEEFHGEGVALSADGRTIAADGFVDGESKLCVFDVATRSEIARRGIGKKKVRSMAFSPDAETIGVGSDDGIVRLWKWQLEEEPREVDVCHNPRQSVLVLSLAFSPEDSTLAVGAYQSEQLGVFVVPLAAPEQKRGLSVEDVNFWHPKSVAFSRDGRLLAAPINGSNARGGVAVWEAATGKVAHRFEVPMSNYTSLAFSRDGTRLAAASDWDTRMAVWDLATGKRMGEELPGHTLPPGILKFTPDDDLLISSGDDGTLRVWDVASGKQTRVTTIDNGNFDVCWIRAMDVSADGAMVAASILDNSIRVWSIASGSELWRSPGHGKTGGCRALRFLPDGKVLASWGDDLRLRRWDTGSGKLLTERPTEPDGVKLPKPGAVFGGAPSLGYGLFSRDGSRLIMQFGNSTHELDTSSGAEIARFPSGAPGAPLSVALSPEGQMLLEQRWFGPQAVDHPVALTNIADGKVVGRASLPGRHGGPVAFSNDGRLAAVGSYEEDPYVQILSVPDLKELAKLSGLTSRPHAVEFSRSGKSLAVSTAGGSILLWQLESR
- a CDS encoding ROK family protein, with product MFLGIEIGGTKLQLGVGERSGPPLAKLVRLDVHAENGAPGIIEQIRNAARPLVAGHAIERIGVGFGGPIAADGRHIVTSHQVAGWNGFPLAEWCEKEFSAPTVLGNDADLGGLAEAHYGAGRGLDPIFYITVGTGIGGGFIVDGHVYRGSGHGAAEIGHLRPGLDANDDHETVESRAAGPGIVATVRRMMAQAQIADLDDLNGRTGNDLELLTAKIVGEAAVAGNQLALAGLAESRQVLGWAIAQVITLLSPAAVVIGGGVSLLGEEYFYVPLRRDVERYVFPPFRGTYQILPAQLGEEMVVYGAVALAAENDSLGNREAGQIRRIVR
- a CDS encoding polymorphic toxin-type HINT domain-containing protein, whose product is MRATQGQACAAGRFFSKSLSSKLLLSELRAIRFERRPLLGLRTGFLKPSLAFRAGMGLLLAASVAFFVSYPRAHAAEQQTDSSEAAQFVRQALTAEATGDATGRTHYLAKALAADPDYAPAHWQLGEVRQNGTWIGAEELPRDRYFGERLKEYRRKIDGTRHSLGDQLILARYCRNAGLQDQERLHYSVALLINPELKEARDHLQLVDFHGTQVLPAQATMLEAREHMLDVTVHHWMPRIDELCKSINGDELAARSSGFEALSTIRDREAIPALEGASRNNTGTVGRAVVASLSGMRGQEATDSLVRHAVLAQDDAVRQAAIDGLRPRSLYASVPMLLNYLQLPVEVRFDTFFLADHRPAHRLTMFQEGQSRDMKFVSQGATKRDVSITGKTGAMRVNNTPDPTLGRDLGLAQAAQQFNGTQVEVNARTAVALRNTTGEDLSDDPKAWWEWWASHNEMYRPTERPVSYLQQSSITPVQIRYHSCFVAGTTVWTIAGQVPIERIKVGEFVLAQNVETGELTYKPVLATTVGPKIRDLVEITAGGETIRATYGHLFWVSGVGWKMAKELEPGELLHTTHGPVVIDNIEKQGMAVCHNLIVAEFNTYFVTDQAFLVHDINVRGPTMATVPGLIDEAEDVVSTSP